A single genomic interval of Bradyrhizobium japonicum USDA 6 harbors:
- a CDS encoding helix-turn-helix domain-containing protein gives MFVRITADSTPRPNSLRDLGMTSDSNALVSLSQFTYKKGSEIYGEREPAEYVYQVTSGAVRSYKLLSDGRRQIGAFHLAGDIFGLENGNEHRFTTEAIVDTTVRLVRRQSLEMVAESDAMVARNLLSMTTNNLQHAEDHMLLLGRKTSLERVAAFLLEMDGRLTASGVMALPMSRRDIADYLGLTLETVSRALSRLHEVGALGFVGNTQRQIVLLDRHKLASLDLQP, from the coding sequence ATGTTCGTTCGCATCACAGCGGATTCGACGCCGCGTCCCAACTCCCTTCGTGACCTTGGCATGACCAGCGATTCAAATGCGCTCGTCAGTTTAAGCCAATTTACCTATAAAAAGGGCAGCGAAATCTATGGAGAGAGAGAGCCCGCCGAATATGTCTATCAGGTGACGTCTGGTGCGGTGCGAAGCTACAAGCTGCTGTCGGACGGCCGCAGGCAGATTGGCGCCTTTCACCTCGCCGGCGACATTTTTGGCCTGGAGAACGGCAACGAACACCGCTTCACCACGGAAGCGATCGTCGACACCACGGTGCGCCTGGTCAGACGGCAAAGCCTCGAAATGGTGGCCGAAAGCGATGCGATGGTCGCCAGAAACCTCCTCAGCATGACCACCAACAACCTCCAGCATGCGGAGGACCATATGCTGCTGCTGGGCCGCAAGACCTCGCTGGAGCGGGTCGCAGCGTTCCTGCTCGAGATGGACGGGCGGTTGACGGCGTCCGGCGTCATGGCGCTGCCGATGTCGCGGCGCGATATCGCCGATTACCTCGGCCTGACGCTGGAGACCGTATCCCGCGCGCTGTCACGGCTCCATGAGGTCGGCGCCCTCGGCTTCGTCGGCAACACCCAGCGTCAGATCGTGCTGCTGGATCGGCACAAGCTTGCAAGCCTCGACCTGCAGCCTTGA
- a CDS encoding response regulator transcription factor, translated as MPGLVHVVDDDDSFRTAIARRLKLAGYDVATYASAQDLLDAAPDDAQPGCILLDVWIPGLSGPDLQTRLVASGSTLPIIFLTGHADTPTTVQAIKAGAEDFLTKPVSSEQLIAAIERALVRQRAAQAHRGRLETFRIHLATLTHRERQVFDLIVRGRINKQIAHELGTTERTVKAHRHQVMEKMQVHSLAELVSIAERLGMLDTSDD; from the coding sequence GTGCCTGGCCTTGTTCACGTGGTGGATGACGACGATTCCTTCCGGACGGCAATCGCGCGCCGGCTGAAGCTCGCCGGTTACGACGTTGCGACCTACGCGTCGGCGCAGGATTTGCTGGATGCGGCGCCTGACGACGCGCAGCCGGGATGCATCCTGCTCGACGTGTGGATACCGGGGCTGAGCGGCCCCGACTTGCAGACCCGATTGGTCGCGTCGGGTTCGACGCTGCCAATCATATTCCTGACTGGACACGCCGACACGCCAACCACGGTGCAGGCCATCAAGGCCGGCGCGGAGGATTTCCTGACCAAGCCAGTATCCTCCGAGCAGTTGATCGCTGCGATCGAGCGCGCGCTGGTGCGCCAGCGCGCCGCGCAGGCGCATCGCGGAAGGCTCGAGACCTTCCGCATTCACCTCGCCACGTTGACGCATCGCGAGCGTCAGGTGTTCGATCTCATCGTCCGCGGCAGGATCAACAAGCAGATCGCGCATGAGCTTGGAACCACCGAGCGCACCGTGAAGGCGCACCGCCACCAGGTGATGGAGAAGATGCAGGTTCATTCGCTGGCGGAGCTCGTTTCGATCGCGGAACGGCTTGGAATGCTCGATACGAGCGACGATTAG
- a CDS encoding response regulator transcription factor, with product MSERGSVFIVDDDPSIRTSLNRLLREHGFAATLFDSAGALLHHGSFDKAICIVLDIDLNGRSGIDLRRQLAEEGVTAPVIYITGNDSSANRAAAVASGCIAYLVKPFTAQSLIESVARASAA from the coding sequence TTGTCAGAGCGTGGCTCTGTTTTTATCGTCGATGACGATCCGTCCATCCGGACCAGCTTGAACAGGCTGCTCCGCGAGCATGGCTTTGCCGCGACGCTCTTCGACTCCGCTGGAGCCTTGCTCCATCACGGCAGCTTCGACAAGGCGATCTGCATCGTCCTCGATATCGACCTGAACGGACGGTCCGGCATCGACCTGCGCCGGCAACTGGCAGAGGAGGGCGTCACCGCGCCGGTGATCTACATCACCGGAAATGACAGCTCGGCGAATCGCGCCGCCGCGGTCGCGTCCGGATGCATTGCCTATCTGGTAAAGCCTTTCACGGCGCAGTCCCTGATCGAGTCGGTGGCGCGTGCGTCGGCAGCGTAA
- a CDS encoding invasion associated locus B family protein, with protein MPSPRNCLPGLLVVAVAGSATCAGIAAPKSAQADKPAEIATRGQREAKDIVYGDWQKLCFKAGGAPTLCRTSITGKFPTGQTAIRVDLIEREGTPTARLQLFVPVGMYLQQPAKLTVDQGSPLRIPYSWCLTNGCIAADVAPPAIIKEMESGKTLALEVVDSNLLALTTSVPLAQFASVHKGAPARTLEQYVDE; from the coding sequence ATGCCAAGTCCCCGCAATTGTCTCCCTGGCCTGCTGGTCGTCGCGGTCGCCGGAAGCGCGACATGTGCCGGCATCGCCGCGCCGAAATCCGCGCAGGCCGACAAGCCCGCCGAGATCGCGACGCGCGGCCAGCGTGAGGCAAAGGACATCGTCTACGGAGACTGGCAGAAGCTCTGCTTCAAGGCAGGCGGTGCGCCGACGCTGTGCCGGACGTCAATCACCGGCAAGTTTCCAACCGGCCAGACGGCAATACGCGTGGACCTGATCGAGCGCGAAGGCACTCCCACGGCACGACTGCAACTCTTCGTGCCCGTCGGCATGTACCTGCAACAGCCGGCGAAGCTGACCGTCGACCAGGGCAGCCCCCTCCGCATCCCCTACAGCTGGTGCCTGACCAATGGCTGCATTGCGGCCGACGTCGCGCCTCCCGCGATCATCAAGGAGATGGAGTCAGGGAAGACACTTGCCCTCGAGGTCGTCGATTCAAACCTTCTGGCATTGACGACCTCGGTGCCGCTGGCGCAGTTCGCGTCCGTCCACAAGGGCGCGCCGGCCAGGACGCTGGAGCAATATGTCGATGAATGA
- a CDS encoding alpha/beta hydrolase family protein, whose product MRSLLAVTLRSLATTLLVLASLSAPMRAEDEVRIQEEIWALPLPLPMFAYLVRPVGDGPFPLVIMNHGVSLNPTDRSFFPLVEFRDAAKWFAKRGYLVVAPVGSGYGAAAIDIPERALYGPFFSKVGKCTNPNFHDAGLAVAKVDLWIIDYMAAEKRIIPKDVIVVGQSAGGWASIALSSVNPPQVKAIITFAAGRGGRVGGKPNNNCAPDKLVEATADFGSTSRVPMLWIYIENDTFFGPDLSRRMHAAFTAAGGRAEYHLMPPFGNEGHFFIGSPDAIPLWSPLVAKFLDAQK is encoded by the coding sequence ATGCGCTCGCTTCTGGCTGTAACGCTCCGATCCCTGGCGACCACCCTGCTCGTTCTGGCCTCGCTCTCCGCCCCAATGCGGGCTGAGGACGAGGTCCGAATCCAGGAAGAGATCTGGGCCTTGCCGCTGCCGTTGCCGATGTTCGCCTATCTGGTGCGCCCGGTCGGCGACGGCCCTTTCCCTCTGGTGATCATGAACCACGGCGTCTCTCTCAATCCGACCGACCGGAGCTTCTTCCCGCTGGTGGAATTCCGCGACGCTGCAAAGTGGTTCGCCAAGCGCGGCTATCTCGTGGTCGCACCGGTCGGCAGCGGCTATGGCGCCGCGGCCATCGACATTCCCGAGCGCGCGCTCTATGGGCCATTCTTTTCCAAGGTCGGAAAGTGCACGAACCCCAACTTCCATGATGCGGGCCTCGCAGTCGCCAAGGTCGATCTCTGGATCATCGACTACATGGCCGCCGAGAAACGCATCATTCCAAAGGACGTGATCGTGGTCGGCCAGTCCGCCGGAGGCTGGGCTTCCATCGCCTTGTCCAGCGTGAACCCACCACAGGTGAAGGCCATCATCACCTTCGCCGCCGGCCGCGGCGGGCGGGTCGGCGGCAAGCCGAACAACAATTGCGCACCCGACAAGCTGGTCGAGGCGACCGCGGATTTCGGCAGCACGTCGCGGGTGCCGATGCTGTGGATTTACATCGAGAACGACACGTTTTTCGGCCCCGATCTGTCGAGGCGCATGCATGCAGCATTCACGGCGGCTGGCGGCCGCGCCGAATATCATCTGATGCCGCCCTTCGGCAACGAGGGCCATTTCTTCATCGGCTCGCCGGACGCGATCCCGCTGTGGTCGCCGCTGGTGGCGAAGTTCCTCGACGCGCAGAAATAG
- a CDS encoding aspartate:alanine exchanger family transporter → MDTVRWIISTAPEIFLLLAIAIGTLLGRIRIRGFSIGTTACVLIVAVLIGQLGSFTFPPILRAILFSLFVFTIGYRSGPEFFASLSVRTLAQVILALVIGATGLIIVLVFAYAFKLDTGTAAGLTAGALTQSSVIGTASGALAQLGLSKAALEQQEANIAAGYAVTYVLGYILTLLFVPFVAPRLMRIDLKAEAAKLEAELAGGAPAKTENLSYRKFQARAYRVSAGADRTIEAIEAEIGGRSVVERIVRRGADVPPHRDVILEAGDDVVVTGPTAAIVAAEPVIGMEIDAGELLRNLPGNVTEVLVENRRLHGRSIREIADIVGANARGVFLRALTRMGREVPLGPDTRVYIGDVMTLVGSTGNIARATTQVGHSLNASDRTDIAFLAIGIAAGLLAGLASFKVGAVALTLGGGGGALIAGLVCGWLRSRNPTMGALPPAAQQTLSDLGLGGFIAAIGLGNGLAAWAAIQAHGFLLVGMGVVVTLIPLTVGTLFAYHVLRMNPVVTCGALAGAMTVDAAVTGACDVAESKTPVLGVAVPYAVGNVLLTVLGPIVVAATYTG, encoded by the coding sequence ATGGACACTGTCAGGTGGATCATCTCCACCGCTCCGGAAATCTTCCTGCTGCTGGCCATTGCGATCGGCACCCTCCTCGGCCGGATCAGGATTCGCGGCTTCTCGATCGGAACGACCGCCTGTGTGCTGATCGTCGCCGTCCTGATCGGACAGCTCGGCAGCTTCACCTTTCCACCGATCCTCCGGGCGATCCTGTTCAGCCTCTTCGTCTTCACCATCGGCTACCGGTCGGGCCCGGAATTCTTCGCTTCGCTGAGCGTCCGGACCCTGGCGCAGGTTATCCTGGCGCTGGTGATCGGAGCCACCGGCCTCATCATCGTGCTTGTCTTCGCTTATGCGTTCAAGCTCGACACTGGGACAGCGGCGGGGCTGACTGCCGGCGCGCTGACCCAGTCGTCCGTGATCGGCACGGCGTCGGGCGCGCTGGCGCAACTCGGCCTGTCGAAGGCGGCGCTGGAGCAGCAGGAGGCCAATATCGCGGCCGGCTATGCCGTGACCTATGTGCTCGGCTACATCCTGACGCTGCTGTTCGTTCCGTTCGTCGCCCCGCGGCTGATGCGGATCGATCTGAAGGCCGAGGCGGCGAAGCTCGAGGCCGAGCTTGCCGGCGGCGCCCCGGCGAAAACAGAAAATCTGTCCTATCGCAAATTCCAGGCACGCGCCTATCGCGTGTCGGCCGGCGCGGACCGCACGATCGAGGCGATCGAGGCGGAGATCGGCGGCCGCTCCGTGGTGGAGCGGATCGTGCGCCGCGGTGCCGACGTCCCGCCGCACCGCGACGTCATCCTCGAAGCTGGGGACGATGTCGTCGTGACCGGCCCGACCGCGGCCATCGTCGCCGCCGAGCCGGTCATCGGCATGGAGATCGACGCCGGCGAACTCCTGCGCAACCTGCCCGGCAACGTGACCGAGGTTCTGGTGGAGAACCGCAGGCTGCACGGCCGCTCCATCAGGGAGATTGCCGATATCGTCGGTGCAAATGCGCGCGGCGTCTTCCTACGTGCACTCACCCGGATGGGCCGAGAGGTGCCGCTCGGCCCCGACACGCGCGTCTATATCGGCGACGTCATGACGCTGGTCGGCAGCACCGGCAATATTGCGCGGGCGACGACACAGGTCGGTCATTCCCTGAACGCGAGCGACCGGACCGATATTGCCTTCCTTGCCATCGGCATAGCCGCCGGTCTGCTGGCCGGCCTTGCAAGCTTCAAGGTCGGCGCGGTAGCTTTGACGCTTGGCGGCGGTGGCGGCGCGCTCATCGCGGGGCTCGTCTGCGGCTGGCTGCGCTCGCGAAACCCGACCATGGGCGCGCTGCCGCCGGCGGCACAACAGACGCTGAGCGATCTCGGGCTTGGCGGCTTCATCGCGGCGATCGGGCTCGGCAACGGTCTTGCCGCGTGGGCGGCGATCCAGGCCCACGGCTTCCTGCTGGTCGGCATGGGTGTGGTTGTTACGCTGATCCCGCTGACGGTCGGGACACTGTTCGCCTACCACGTGCTGCGCATGAACCCGGTCGTGACGTGCGGCGCGCTCGCCGGCGCCATGACGGTCGATGCCGCCGTGACAGGCGCGTGCGACGTCGCCGAGAGCAAGACGCCGGTGCTTGGTGTCGCCGTGCCCTACGCGGTCGGCAACGTGTTGCTGACGGTGCTGGGCCCGATCGTCGTTGCCGCTACGTATACGGGTTGA